In one window of Halopiger aswanensis DNA:
- the glmM gene encoding phosphoglucosamine mutase translates to MFGTSGIRGTVGEDVTAELALSVGRAVAADGYERVVVGRDVRESGAVLSDALTAGLRECGTDVLEAGIASTPTVARAVVRTGADAGIVVTASHNPAPDNGIKLWSADGTAFDRDRLEAIARRIDRDEYDLAAWDGHGSSESLSEPIDRHAADLTAAVSIDDSLRVVVDVGNGAGGVTARALADLGCDVVTLNGQRDGRFPGRPSEPTRETLTELASQVAATDAHLGIAHDGDADRMLAVDETGTFVPKDVLLALFARAAASDAAVDRPVVAAPVGTSMAVDDALAAIGASVSRTPVGDGYVAERATDSRVVFGGEPSGAWIWPDEIPCPDGPLAACKLVELVADRGPLSEQVAAIETYPIRRQSLEVEDKNAVVDRIRGRIRDQYPDEDVDATDGVYVDRDDGWFLIRASGTEPLVRVTAEARTESSADRLEAEALEELERATEARAAVPKSD, encoded by the coding sequence ATGTTCGGAACGAGCGGAATCCGTGGAACCGTTGGCGAAGACGTGACGGCCGAGCTCGCCCTCTCCGTCGGACGGGCCGTCGCCGCCGACGGCTACGAGCGAGTCGTCGTCGGTCGGGACGTCCGAGAGAGCGGCGCCGTGCTCTCCGATGCGCTGACCGCCGGACTCCGGGAGTGCGGAACGGACGTCCTCGAGGCCGGCATCGCGTCGACGCCGACGGTCGCGAGAGCCGTCGTGCGAACCGGTGCGGATGCGGGAATCGTCGTGACGGCGTCGCACAACCCCGCCCCGGACAACGGGATCAAACTCTGGTCGGCCGACGGGACGGCGTTCGATCGCGACCGGCTCGAGGCGATCGCGCGTCGAATCGACCGCGACGAGTACGACCTCGCAGCCTGGGACGGACACGGATCGAGCGAGTCGCTGAGCGAGCCGATCGATCGCCACGCGGCCGACCTGACCGCGGCCGTCTCGATCGACGACTCGCTGCGCGTCGTCGTCGACGTCGGCAACGGTGCCGGCGGGGTCACCGCACGCGCGCTGGCGGATCTCGGCTGCGACGTCGTCACGCTGAACGGCCAGCGGGACGGCCGGTTCCCGGGCCGGCCGAGCGAGCCGACTCGAGAGACGCTCACCGAGCTGGCGTCGCAGGTCGCGGCGACCGACGCCCACCTGGGAATCGCCCACGACGGCGACGCCGACCGGATGCTGGCCGTCGACGAGACCGGCACGTTCGTCCCGAAGGACGTCCTGCTCGCGCTGTTCGCTCGAGCAGCCGCGAGCGACGCGGCCGTCGATCGACCCGTCGTCGCCGCGCCGGTCGGGACGAGCATGGCCGTCGACGACGCGCTCGCCGCTATCGGCGCGTCGGTGAGCCGGACGCCGGTCGGCGACGGCTACGTGGCCGAGCGCGCGACGGACTCGAGAGTCGTCTTCGGCGGCGAGCCCAGCGGCGCCTGGATCTGGCCCGACGAGATCCCGTGTCCCGACGGCCCGCTCGCCGCCTGCAAGCTCGTCGAACTCGTCGCCGACCGCGGCCCGCTCTCCGAACAGGTCGCGGCGATCGAGACGTACCCGATTCGGCGGCAGTCGCTCGAGGTCGAGGACAAGAACGCCGTCGTGGACCGGATCCGCGGCAGGATCCGCGACCAGTATCCGGACGAGGACGTCGACGCCACGGACGGCGTCTACGTCGACCGCGACGACGGCTGGTTCCTGATCCGGGCGAGCGGCACCGAGCCGCTCGTCCGGGTGACGGCCGAGGCGCGAACCGAGTCCAGCGCCGACCGCCTGGAAGCCGAGGCGCTCGAGGAACTCGAGCGGGCGACCGAGGCGCGCGCGGCCGTTCCGAAATCGGACTGA
- the glmU gene encoding bifunctional sugar-1-phosphate nucleotidylyltransferase/acetyltransferase — protein MQTVVLAAGMGSRMRPLTETTPKPMLPVAGQPLVEHTLRAAVAAGTDEIVLVVGYEGDAVHEHFGDSYADVPIRYAVQSEQNGTASALRAASEYVDDRFAVVNGDIVYEPESLAELFRAGPSIGSTRVEEPSNYGILDVEDGTVTGIVEKPDDPPGTLANAGAYVFPRGALEYLDVPKSERGEYELTDVLSRVIREADVTPVELEGWLDVGRPWELLEANERRLRGLERSLSGEVSPDATLEGPVVVEEGATVRAGVVVEGPALIRSGATVGPNAYVRGATVVGKDASVGHAVEIKNSVLLPGARVNHLSYVGDSVLGRDVNLGAGTTVANLRHDGEPVRTTVKGERVSTGRRKFGVVLGDGVKTGINTSLNAGVTLSSGATTEPGAVVTRDR, from the coding sequence ATGCAAACCGTCGTTCTCGCGGCAGGGATGGGATCGCGAATGCGTCCGCTCACCGAAACGACGCCGAAACCGATGCTTCCGGTCGCCGGGCAGCCGCTGGTCGAACACACGCTTCGGGCCGCGGTGGCCGCCGGAACGGACGAGATCGTTCTCGTCGTCGGCTACGAGGGGGACGCTGTTCACGAGCACTTCGGCGACTCGTACGCCGACGTCCCGATCCGGTACGCGGTCCAGTCCGAACAGAACGGAACGGCGAGCGCCCTCCGCGCCGCCAGCGAGTACGTCGACGACCGGTTCGCGGTCGTGAACGGCGACATCGTATACGAGCCGGAATCGCTCGCCGAACTGTTCCGCGCCGGCCCGAGTATCGGCTCGACGCGCGTCGAGGAGCCGTCGAACTACGGGATCCTCGACGTCGAGGACGGGACGGTGACCGGTATCGTCGAAAAGCCGGACGATCCGCCCGGAACGCTGGCCAACGCCGGCGCGTACGTGTTCCCTCGAGGCGCGCTCGAGTACCTCGACGTGCCGAAGAGCGAGCGCGGCGAGTACGAACTCACCGACGTCCTCTCGCGGGTCATCCGGGAGGCCGACGTCACGCCGGTGGAACTCGAGGGGTGGCTCGACGTCGGTCGGCCGTGGGAGTTGCTCGAGGCGAACGAGCGGCGACTGCGCGGTTTAGAGCGGAGCCTGAGCGGCGAGGTCAGCCCGGACGCGACACTCGAGGGCCCGGTCGTCGTCGAGGAGGGAGCGACGGTTCGGGCGGGCGTCGTCGTCGAAGGGCCGGCGCTGATTCGGTCCGGGGCGACCGTGGGGCCGAACGCCTACGTCCGCGGCGCGACGGTCGTGGGGAAAGACGCGTCCGTCGGCCACGCGGTCGAGATCAAGAACAGCGTCCTGTTGCCCGGCGCGCGCGTCAATCACCTCTCGTACGTCGGCGACAGCGTGCTCGGCCGGGACGTGAACCTCGGCGCGGGAACGACGGTCGCGAATCTCCGCCACGACGGCGAGCCCGTCCGGACGACCGTCAAGGGCGAGCGCGTCTCGACGGGCCGCCGGAAGTTCGGCGTCGTCCTCGGCGACGGCGTCAAAACGGGCATCAACACGAGCCTCAACGCCGGCGTGACGCTCTCATCGGGGGCGACCACCGAGCCGGGGGCGGTCGTCACTCGAGATCGGTAA
- a CDS encoding HTH domain-containing protein: MNQIDLTSRQRRTLTTLINEFQGTDSPITAKQLATELDRDAGTLRNQMQSLTSLGLVEGIPGPKGGYKPTASAYEALDRDQLDDAETVVLARNFDRVDATVDEIEFTNVHHPDSCRARVRFQQSLRELSEGDEIAVGPTPVSSLVLAGVVVAVDDSLNKVIIDVAKLEAPLREDE, translated from the coding sequence ATGAATCAAATTGATCTTACGAGTCGACAACGACGAACGCTGACGACGCTCATCAACGAATTTCAGGGGACAGATTCTCCGATAACGGCCAAACAGCTTGCGACCGAACTCGATCGAGACGCCGGCACGCTTCGCAATCAGATGCAGTCGCTCACGTCGCTCGGCCTCGTCGAGGGGATTCCCGGACCGAAAGGCGGCTACAAGCCGACCGCCAGCGCGTACGAGGCCCTCGACCGCGATCAGCTCGACGACGCTGAGACCGTCGTTCTCGCTCGGAACTTCGACCGCGTCGACGCCACCGTCGACGAAATCGAGTTTACGAACGTTCACCATCCAGATTCGTGTCGCGCACGCGTTCGCTTCCAGCAGTCGCTTCGCGAGCTCTCGGAGGGAGACGAAATCGCCGTCGGACCGACGCCAGTCTCGAGTCTCGTGCTCGCCGGCGTCGTCGTCGCCGTCGACGACTCGCTGAATAAGGTCATCATCGACGTCGCGAAACTCGAGGCGCCGCTGCGAGAGGACGAGTGA
- a CDS encoding 5'-deoxyadenosine deaminase, with protein MLLSGTVIADSTTIIDDGAVVVDGSRIEAVGRRDELRDRYPDREERTYDILAPGLVGGHLHSVQSLGRGIADDSELLEWLFEYVLPMEASLSPEEMEIAAKLGYLEMIESGTTTCIDHLSVNHADRAFDAAGEIGIRGVLGKVLMDQRSPAGLLEDTDEGLAESERLIERYHGAFDDRIRYAVTPRFAVSCSEACLRGARELADAYDGVRIHTHASENRDEIETVEDDTGMRNIHWLDEVGLTGEDVVLAHCVWTSESERELLAETGTHVTYCPSSNMKLASGIAPITDYLERGINVAIGNDGPPCNNTLDPFTEMRQGSLLQKVDALDPVAASAETLFEMATVNGAKAAGFDRLGALREGWRADIIGLNTDVTRATPLHDPLSHLVFSAHGDDVAFTMVDGEVLLENGEVRTVDADEVRAQASAIDLDLEEYRDRATEA; from the coding sequence ATGCTACTCTCCGGAACGGTTATCGCTGATTCGACGACGATCATCGACGACGGTGCGGTCGTCGTCGACGGATCACGGATCGAAGCCGTCGGGCGACGCGACGAACTCCGCGACCGTTATCCGGATCGCGAGGAACGAACGTACGACATCCTCGCGCCGGGGCTGGTCGGCGGCCACCTCCACTCGGTCCAGAGCCTCGGCCGCGGTATCGCCGACGACTCGGAACTACTCGAGTGGCTGTTCGAGTACGTTCTTCCGATGGAAGCGTCGCTCTCGCCCGAGGAGATGGAAATCGCCGCGAAACTGGGCTACCTCGAGATGATCGAGAGCGGGACGACGACGTGTATCGATCACCTCTCGGTCAACCACGCCGACCGCGCGTTCGACGCGGCCGGCGAGATCGGAATCCGCGGCGTGCTCGGCAAGGTGCTGATGGACCAGCGCTCGCCCGCGGGGTTGTTGGAGGACACCGACGAGGGACTGGCTGAGAGCGAACGTCTGATCGAACGGTACCACGGCGCCTTCGACGATCGCATCCGGTACGCGGTGACACCGCGGTTCGCCGTCTCCTGCAGCGAGGCCTGTCTGCGCGGCGCCCGCGAACTCGCCGACGCCTACGACGGCGTCCGGATTCACACCCACGCGAGCGAAAATCGCGACGAGATCGAGACCGTCGAGGACGACACCGGGATGCGGAACATCCACTGGCTCGACGAGGTCGGACTCACCGGCGAGGACGTCGTTCTAGCCCACTGCGTTTGGACGTCCGAGAGTGAACGTGAACTACTCGCCGAGACCGGCACGCACGTCACGTACTGCCCGTCCTCGAACATGAAACTCGCGAGCGGCATCGCGCCCATCACCGACTACCTCGAGCGCGGCATCAACGTCGCGATCGGCAACGACGGCCCGCCGTGTAACAACACGCTCGATCCGTTCACCGAGATGCGACAGGGGAGCCTCCTGCAGAAGGTCGACGCGTTGGATCCGGTCGCCGCGTCGGCCGAGACGCTGTTCGAGATGGCGACGGTAAACGGCGCGAAAGCCGCCGGTTTCGACCGCCTCGGCGCGCTCAGGGAAGGGTGGCGAGCCGACATCATCGGTCTGAACACCGACGTGACTCGAGCGACGCCGCTCCACGATCCGCTCTCGCACCTCGTCTTCAGCGCGCACGGGGACGACGTCGCCTTCACGATGGTCGACGGCGAGGTGCTCCTCGAGAACGGCGAGGTCCGCACCGTCGATGCCGACGAGGTCCGAGCCCAGGCGTCGGCGATCGATCTCGACCTCGAGGAGTACCGCGATCGGGCGACCGAAGCGTAA
- a CDS encoding helix-turn-helix domain-containing protein, with the protein MTDTVNESTACARAGRDGALGCNPKQLIELLNDDDAREIYLFLEDPATVSDIADELDLPQSTAYRKVENLHDAGLISQLNEHSRSGVPSHYVQAIDHVTVTYDDPLRIECVRNGMTLYCEP; encoded by the coding sequence ATGACCGACACAGTCAACGAATCGACCGCGTGTGCCCGCGCCGGACGGGACGGTGCGCTCGGTTGTAATCCGAAACAGCTCATCGAACTGCTCAACGACGACGATGCGAGGGAGATCTACCTCTTCCTCGAAGACCCGGCGACGGTGAGTGACATAGCCGACGAACTCGATCTCCCGCAGTCGACAGCGTACAGAAAGGTGGAAAACCTCCACGATGCCGGATTAATCAGCCAACTCAACGAACACTCCCGAAGTGGCGTTCCGTCGCACTACGTACAGGCGATCGACCACGTCACGGTGACCTACGACGATCCGTTGCGGATCGAGTGCGTTCGGAACGGGATGACCCTCTACTGTGAACCGTGA
- the hemG gene encoding protoporphyrinogen oxidase produces MRVGVVGAGISGLSLVHALADRDVDVVAFEARDEPGGIMRSRRIDGRVVELGPQRLRLTPSIESMVDELGLRDQLQRGDDDQPLYIYYDGKLRVVPLSVREALTTDLLSPLGKLRILKEPLTDSARPNETVDEFLVRKFGRQAARRYMGPLYSGLYGTDPQDMLVEYSLGRALENAGIDGSILAAIVRRVLSDRETPPICTFENGLGELSERLYEEHADAVSLETPVTEIRAADGGYELLTDDGREVVDEVVVTTPAGTSADLLEPVDSELAATLERFNYNPIGVVFLESSFDGEGIGSLVPSTEDVPISGLTWNASFLDRDGVFTCYIDPGRYPAMPDSSDEELGSVAAQAFERITGAPATPIHVHRWNPGMPAYDRSWTAMDDLELPSSVHLCSNYVGRPGIPGRIRNATRLAEEIAK; encoded by the coding sequence ATGAGGGTCGGCGTCGTCGGCGCCGGCATTTCGGGCCTGTCACTGGTCCACGCCCTCGCGGACCGCGACGTTGACGTCGTCGCCTTCGAGGCCCGGGACGAACCCGGCGGGATCATGCGAAGCCGACGTATCGACGGTCGCGTCGTCGAACTCGGCCCGCAGCGCCTCCGGCTGACCCCGAGCATCGAATCGATGGTCGACGAACTCGGGCTTCGCGATCAGCTCCAAAGGGGTGACGACGACCAGCCGCTGTACATCTACTACGACGGCAAGCTGCGTGTCGTTCCATTGTCTGTTCGCGAGGCGCTGACGACCGACCTCCTGAGTCCGCTCGGCAAGCTGCGGATTCTGAAGGAGCCCCTTACCGACTCGGCGCGGCCTAACGAGACCGTCGACGAGTTCCTCGTTCGGAAGTTCGGCCGTCAGGCCGCCCGTCGATACATGGGTCCGCTGTACAGCGGCCTGTACGGCACCGATCCCCAGGACATGTTGGTCGAGTACTCGCTCGGACGCGCCCTCGAGAACGCCGGCATCGACGGCAGTATCCTCGCGGCGATCGTTCGACGGGTCCTCTCGGACCGCGAGACCCCGCCGATCTGTACGTTCGAGAACGGGCTCGGCGAACTGTCGGAGCGACTGTACGAGGAACACGCCGACGCGGTCTCCCTCGAGACGCCCGTTACCGAAATTCGGGCGGCCGACGGCGGCTACGAACTCCTCACGGACGACGGACGCGAAGTCGTCGACGAGGTCGTGGTAACGACGCCGGCGGGGACGAGTGCCGACTTACTCGAGCCCGTGGATTCGGAGCTGGCGGCGACGTTAGAGCGGTTCAACTACAATCCGATCGGCGTCGTCTTCCTCGAGTCGTCGTTCGACGGCGAGGGGATCGGGTCGCTCGTTCCGTCGACGGAGGACGTTCCGATCAGCGGGCTCACGTGGAACGCGAGTTTCCTCGATCGCGACGGGGTATTTACCTGTTACATCGACCCGGGTCGCTATCCGGCGATGCCCGACAGCAGCGACGAGGAACTGGGCTCGGTCGCGGCGCAGGCGTTCGAGCGGATTACGGGCGCGCCGGCGACGCCGATCCACGTCCACCGCTGGAATCCCGGGATGCCCGCGTACGATCGATCGTGGACCGCGATGGACGACCTCGAGTTGCCGTCGAGCGTCCACCTCTGTTCGAATTACGTCGGCCGGCCCGGCATTCCCGGTCGGATCCGAAACGCCACGCGACTCGCCGAGGAAATCGCTAAGTAA
- the hemH gene encoding ferrochelatase — MQTGIVLLNFGEPSTPDRDVVLDYLTRIFYDNASLEEADSEEAAWERSRELAQRRLPGLMEEYEEIGGSPLQEQADAQAEALAAELADRGHDDDVEVYRAMQFMEPLIPDVAEELADDGVDSVVAVPIYPLCGPSTTVSSINSLESAIEEIDGYEPDVASLTGWHRSPAYNRIRADSITGFADDEGIDLQDSDTAFVFSAHGTPTKYLEEGSRYDQYVEEHAEALARMIGIDDYEIGYQNHENRNISWTEPETEEVVEEIGRNDEADRVVVEPMSFMHEQSETLVELDIDLREDAEEVGLDLHRVPVPHDDPRFPELLSDLVEPFLSGFEPSYYNLRQCQCRDEPGTYCMNAGLQPQ, encoded by the coding sequence ATGCAGACAGGAATAGTCCTGCTGAACTTCGGAGAACCGTCGACGCCGGATCGGGATGTGGTGCTCGACTATCTCACGCGAATCTTCTACGACAACGCCTCCCTCGAGGAGGCCGACTCCGAGGAGGCCGCGTGGGAACGCTCGCGCGAACTGGCCCAACGACGCTTACCCGGCCTCATGGAGGAGTACGAGGAGATCGGCGGCTCGCCGCTCCAGGAGCAAGCGGACGCACAGGCCGAGGCGCTCGCGGCCGAACTCGCCGACCGCGGCCACGATGACGACGTCGAAGTCTACCGCGCGATGCAGTTCATGGAACCGCTGATCCCGGACGTCGCCGAGGAACTGGCCGACGACGGGGTCGACTCGGTCGTCGCCGTGCCGATCTACCCGCTGTGTGGTCCCTCGACGACCGTCTCGTCGATCAACTCCCTCGAGTCCGCCATCGAGGAAATCGACGGCTACGAGCCGGACGTCGCCTCGCTCACCGGCTGGCACCGGTCGCCGGCCTACAACCGCATCAGGGCCGACTCGATCACGGGGTTCGCCGACGACGAAGGAATTGATCTGCAGGATTCGGATACCGCCTTCGTCTTCTCCGCCCACGGTACGCCGACGAAGTACCTCGAGGAGGGGAGTCGGTACGATCAGTACGTGGAGGAACACGCCGAGGCCCTCGCCCGGATGATCGGGATCGACGACTACGAGATCGGCTACCAGAACCACGAGAACCGCAATATCTCTTGGACCGAACCTGAGACCGAGGAGGTCGTCGAGGAGATCGGCCGCAACGACGAGGCGGACCGCGTCGTCGTCGAGCCGATGAGCTTCATGCACGAGCAGTCCGAGACGCTCGTCGAACTCGATATCGACCTCCGTGAGGACGCCGAGGAAGTCGGTCTCGACCTTCACCGGGTGCCGGTTCCCCACGACGATCCGCGCTTCCCGGAACTGCTCTCGGATCTGGTCGAGCCGTTCCTGTCGGGCTTCGAGCCGTCGTACTACAACCTCCGGCAGTGCCAGTGTCGCGACGAACCCGGGACGTACTGCATGAACGCCGGCCTCCAACCCCAGTAA
- the hemE gene encoding uroporphyrinogen decarboxylase — protein MKQLFIDAAWGEQTDRPPVWMMRQAGRYLPEYRELREDYSFLEAISTPEVAAEISLQPWERFRPDGVVMYSDILTVLEPLGFSYHLESGVGPVVENPVESPADTDRERGDVREELDYVGALLERLTAELGEQAAVLGFAGGPFTLGAYVCEGVSSRSFMEIRRLRAEHPEAFERLLRAFTDILVEYVTYQEESGADAIQLFDTYAGLLSPSDYREFLLPLHQEILEAVDVPTIVFVRNVSGNLELLADSGADVVALDWTVDIGEAREELADADVAIQGNLDPALLYGEPDTVRERTREVIDAADEGGHILNLGHGVDRNTPVENVEAFFEAAKNADDA, from the coding sequence ATGAAACAACTGTTCATCGACGCGGCCTGGGGCGAACAAACTGATCGCCCGCCGGTGTGGATGATGCGCCAAGCCGGGCGGTATCTCCCCGAGTACCGGGAACTCCGGGAGGACTACTCGTTTCTCGAGGCGATCTCGACGCCGGAGGTCGCCGCCGAAATCTCGCTCCAACCCTGGGAACGGTTCCGCCCCGACGGCGTCGTCATGTACTCGGATATTCTCACGGTTCTCGAGCCGCTCGGCTTCTCCTATCACCTCGAGTCCGGCGTCGGCCCGGTCGTCGAGAACCCGGTCGAATCGCCGGCCGACACGGACCGGGAGCGCGGCGACGTCCGCGAGGAACTCGACTACGTCGGCGCCCTTCTCGAGCGGCTGACGGCGGAACTCGGCGAGCAAGCTGCAGTGCTTGGCTTTGCGGGCGGGCCGTTCACCCTCGGTGCGTACGTCTGTGAGGGCGTCTCGTCGCGGTCGTTCATGGAAATCCGGCGACTCCGAGCGGAACACCCCGAGGCGTTCGAACGCCTGCTCCGGGCGTTTACCGACATCCTCGTCGAGTACGTCACCTACCAAGAGGAGTCGGGTGCGGACGCAATCCAGCTGTTCGACACCTACGCCGGCCTGCTCTCGCCGTCGGACTACCGCGAGTTCCTCCTGCCGCTTCACCAGGAAATCCTCGAGGCCGTCGACGTTCCGACGATCGTGTTCGTCCGGAACGTGAGCGGCAACCTCGAGTTGTTGGCCGACAGCGGGGCCGACGTTGTCGCACTCGACTGGACGGTCGATATCGGGGAAGCTCGCGAGGAACTCGCGGATGCGGACGTGGCGATCCAAGGTAACCTCGATCCGGCGCTACTGTACGGAGAGCCGGATACGGTCCGCGAACGCACGCGAGAAGTCATCGACGCCGCCGACGAGGGCGGTCACATCCTCAATCTCGGTCACGGCGTCGATCGGAACACGCCGGTCGAAAACGTCGAGGCGTTCTTCGAGGCGGCGAAAAACGCGGACGACGCGTAA